The DNA segment TACGAAGAGGCAATTAGAGCTTTCCCCTCATCATTTGCTAATGGATAGGTTACGTAAAGCTCCTCAGCGGGTGCAGTAAAAGCTTTATAGGCTAGAAAATTCTCATCCAGCAAACGTGTTCGACAGCTTGGTGCGACGTTGATACCTGCTGAAAGAAGCATTTCCCGATCTTCATCTGATAGTATTCCTTCGTCTGATATTTTTGCTGGTAATACTCCCTCATTGACGCCAACCACGAAACAGACCTTGATATCCATTAATCTTGATTTCTCTAAGTCTCCAATTAAAACTTGATCTAGTGCAGGTGGTATTAGGGAAAAATGTAAAGACTCAAATCCAGATTCTAAGATAGCTGCAAAGGACTTTAGTGAGACTGGTTCATCTCCTAAAATCTCTACATATTGGTCTAATAAATCAATGACCGCGTTCCACACCTGTTCGTGCTCTCGCATTTTCACAAGATTACCCTTTTCTTCCGCTTCCACTTTCCACTTTTCAAGCTTCTCAGGAATATCTAATTCTTCTAAAAATAGATAGATGGCTTCGCAAAGTTTACGTCCGGTATCTGCCTTCTTCAATCGCCTTGAAAGGCGGAGAATCGGTGCCGTTACCATTAGCTTTAACTCATTTAATTCCTGCTCCATTTTGCGTTCGGCATCGGTTTGGCCATTTCCATCCAACTCTAGCCCTCTAATTCTCCGGTAACTCCAGCGATCCTTTTTCGTCCACTTACTTCCTTTAATGCCGTAAGCCAAGACGTAATTTTCAAGCCTATCCATCTTCTCCCGCATTTTTATCGGATTTTCCTGTAACGGAAAGATTAATTCCGTTTTAATGACTCTGAAAATAGATTCATAGCGCCAGTATGTGTTAATCACTTCCAGCGTCGAGCGGATTAGCTCTATAAGAGGATGATTTAACATTGTCCGTTTTTGGTCAATAAAATAAGGGATCTGATAATCTTCGAATACTGGCTCAACAATTTCATGATAGTCTTGTCCGTTACGGATTAGTAATGCGATGTCTCGGTAGCGGTACCCTTTTTCTCTAACTAAGCGGCGAGTTTCTCTTGCAATTCCTTCAATTTCAGCTCGGCGGTTGACCGCTTGGCAAATATTGATTTCCGTCTTCCCATAAAAAGGAATGGCCGGACGGGCATCAAAATTCCCCTCTAAATGACGTAAGGACAGATGACTCCATTTTTTTTGCTCTTGGAGGGTAACAGGCTCCTCCATTTCTATCCCTTCTGCCCTTGCCAAATCATAAATGGAGTAACTGGTTTCACTTGATAAGCGAAACAAATCAAGCTCATCTGGTTTAGATTCTACCGAAAGGTGCTCCGTTGTCAACGCGATGGAAACCCTTTGGCAATGTTTCATCAACTCGGTCAACACACGATATTCCTGCGGTGAAAAGCTATAAAATCCATCAATATAGATTTCTGCCTCTTTCAAATAGGAAGAGCTAGATATCTTCTCTGACAGAAGACGAAAATAATCCTCAGAATCGAGATATTTTCCAAATATTTCCTCTTCGAATTTTTGATAAATGATTTCTAAATCCATTAATTTATCATTCAGGGCCATTGAACCAGAGGTTTCTCCTGCTCCAACCTGTTTTGGGGCTTGCATTAGTTCCTCGGGACTAATGCAATACCTCTTAAATTCGATAATCATTTGCTCCACTTGCTGAACGAATCCAGTCTTATCTGCAGCCCTTTGAAAAAGGTTCAATTGGTCCTTCTGCTCATCAATTATTTTGCGGATTAACATATTAATTCCGACATTACTTAAATGTACCCGGCTTATACCGCCTGTTTCCTGAAGGATTCTCCACGCTAACCGGGAAAAGCTAAATACTTGTGCCCGAATCATCCCCCTTAGCTTTAGGTCAGTAGCCAAGCGGTATTCTGATAAGAATGTCATCTGATCAGGAACAATATATATAATGGGAGTGCCTTCTGGTTGATTGATTAGTCGAGTACGTATTTCATCAAGAAACAGGGCAGTTTTGCCGCTTCCTGATCGTCCAATTACCATTCTTAATGTCATATGCCAACCTCACTTCCTATAAACTGTAAAAATCTCTATCTTTCATTTTATCATAAAAAGTAGTACAAATGTTTGTATCTATTACTGTGATTAAAACCATAATTGGTATTTTTCCGCAAAAAAAAACACGATTTTACCAATCGTGCCTGTCCTGCTCTAAAAATATTAAAAATGGATGTCCATTTCATTCAATGGCCAGTAGCGTAAATCTACTTTCCCAACCACTTGGGTTGCGGAGATAAAGCCGAATTGACGGCTGTCCCAGCTTCCTAGTCGATTATCACCCAGTACGAATAATTTCCCTTCAGGCACTGTATTTTCGCCTGTTATTTCTTTCAAACTAAAATCGCCTGTTATTTTTAAACCAGGTGACTTCTGTTTGTAAACATCTAAAAACGGCTCTTCATATTTATGCCCATTAATATATAATTGATCATTACGATACTCTAGTTTATCACCTGGAAGCCCAATAATTCTTTTAACAAAGTCTTCTTTTGCATTTGCGTGAAACACGATTACGTCAAAGCGATTCAATTCCCCCACTTGATAGCCAAGTTTATTCACTACAAGTTTGTTTCCATCCTGTAGAGTTGGCATCATTGA comes from the Neobacillus sp. PS2-9 genome and includes:
- the addB gene encoding helicase-exonuclease AddAB subunit AddB; the protein is MTLRMVIGRSGSGKTALFLDEIRTRLINQPEGTPIIYIVPDQMTFLSEYRLATDLKLRGMIRAQVFSFSRLAWRILQETGGISRVHLSNVGINMLIRKIIDEQKDQLNLFQRAADKTGFVQQVEQMIIEFKRYCISPEELMQAPKQVGAGETSGSMALNDKLMDLEIIYQKFEEEIFGKYLDSEDYFRLLSEKISSSSYLKEAEIYIDGFYSFSPQEYRVLTELMKHCQRVSIALTTEHLSVESKPDELDLFRLSSETSYSIYDLARAEGIEMEEPVTLQEQKKWSHLSLRHLEGNFDARPAIPFYGKTEINICQAVNRRAEIEGIARETRRLVREKGYRYRDIALLIRNGQDYHEIVEPVFEDYQIPYFIDQKRTMLNHPLIELIRSTLEVINTYWRYESIFRVIKTELIFPLQENPIKMREKMDRLENYVLAYGIKGSKWTKKDRWSYRRIRGLELDGNGQTDAERKMEQELNELKLMVTAPILRLSRRLKKADTGRKLCEAIYLFLEELDIPEKLEKWKVEAEEKGNLVKMREHEQVWNAVIDLLDQYVEILGDEPVSLKSFAAILESGFESLHFSLIPPALDQVLIGDLEKSRLMDIKVCFVVGVNEGVLPAKISDEGILSDEDREMLLSAGINVAPSCRTRLLDENFLAYKAFTAPAEELYVTYPLANDEGKALIASSYIKRIKDMFPEAREHYYVSDPAELPEEGQLSFITNFTTTLSYLNSQLQLNKRNYPISNLWWDVYNYYLESPGKEKAKKVFSSLFYTNQTVQLSKQVADELYGDTIQASVSRMELFNSCAFTHFVQHGLRLRERQIYRLEAPDIGELFHAAIKYISDTVNTQNISWAQLTKVQCEELSKEAVNAIAPKLQNEILLSSERHHYIKRKLEQIITRASLVLSEHAKVSGFSPIGLELGFGANAELPPLSFPLKNGKRMELAGRIDRVDQAKSEDDNVFLRVIDYKSSEKDVHLSDVYYGLSLQMITYLDIVMTYSKELVEMEASPAGVLYFHVHNPLINSTKLLTMDEIEAEIMKKFKMNGLLLSDQSVIKLMDQTLESGDSHIISAGIKKDGNLTKRSKVASMEHFNDLRNYVRTMYQKSGNAIVDGHVEISPYKQKDKKACTFCPYKSVCQLDEGIESSPYRVITPLSNEKVLDLIREELSGNE
- the lepB gene encoding signal peptidase I, with protein sequence MKIEWKKEGMEWVKAFAIGIIIFAFIRTFFFSNYIVEGESMMPTLQDGNKLVVNKLGYQVGELNRFDVIVFHANAKEDFVKRIIGLPGDKLEYRNDQLYINGHKYEEPFLDVYKQKSPGLKITGDFSLKEITGENTVPEGKLFVLGDNRLGSWDSRQFGFISATQVVGKVDLRYWPLNEMDIHF